The following are encoded in a window of Deltaproteobacteria bacterium genomic DNA:
- a CDS encoding tRNA-dihydrouridine synthase family protein, with the protein MSQRKVDWKNINFPLTLAPMVGISHVALREILHMYLPQEALTLWPTEMLNSRKLPKENFETTPETQKLPEEHYLVPQILGNEEKPIFESIQKLKIWGAHGIDINMGCPVQKALKHNYGVALMGDKKYAQSVVKMAVQSSDLPVSVKLRAVESENSLEDLYSFVSGLVDSGASWICLHPRTATQKRRGHADWEQIRFLKSKISIPIIGNGDVQTCEDVLAMKKETHCDLVMAGRALAARPWMLWQVGEYLGMKAPQNKLINDRKRAPKTKEEEGAEYGKCLLLMIDLAEKYFDSYPVGSHLVSANLAMRKIAFYVRITSPWLEFGHTLVSLVSKSKNTQELRQRISHFFSMPQSMNPKTELKQ; encoded by the coding sequence ATGAGTCAAAGGAAAGTAGATTGGAAGAATATAAACTTTCCTTTGACCTTGGCACCCATGGTTGGGATCAGCCATGTCGCCTTACGAGAAATTTTGCACATGTATTTGCCACAGGAAGCTCTGACATTGTGGCCGACAGAAATGTTGAATTCAAGAAAGTTACCAAAAGAAAATTTTGAGACGACGCCTGAAACACAAAAATTACCTGAAGAACATTATCTAGTGCCCCAAATTTTGGGAAATGAAGAAAAACCAATATTTGAAAGCATACAAAAGCTTAAAATATGGGGGGCTCATGGAATTGATATCAATATGGGTTGCCCTGTTCAAAAAGCTCTAAAGCATAATTATGGAGTGGCTCTGATGGGTGATAAAAAATATGCTCAATCCGTTGTTAAAATGGCCGTTCAAAGTTCTGATTTACCTGTGTCGGTTAAGTTAAGAGCTGTTGAAAGTGAAAACTCCTTAGAAGATCTTTATTCTTTTGTAAGTGGGTTGGTTGATTCAGGAGCCTCCTGGATTTGCTTGCACCCAAGAACGGCCACACAAAAAAGAAGAGGACATGCAGATTGGGAACAAATTAGATTTTTAAAAAGTAAAATAAGTATTCCCATTATTGGGAATGGCGACGTGCAAACTTGTGAAGATGTCTTAGCTATGAAAAAGGAAACTCATTGTGATTTGGTCATGGCAGGAAGGGCTTTAGCCGCAAGACCCTGGATGTTGTGGCAAGTGGGTGAGTACCTGGGAATGAAAGCCCCTCAAAATAAGTTAATTAATGATCGAAAAAGGGCTCCAAAAACCAAAGAGGAAGAAGGCGCTGAATATGGAAAATGTTTATTATTAATGATAGATCTTGCAGAAAAATATTTTGATTCATATCCAGTTGGTTCTCATTTAGTAAGTGCAAATCTAGCAATGAGAAAAATAGCTTTTTATGTTAGGATCACTAGCCCTTGGCTCGAGTTTGGACATACTCTTGTAAGTCTTGTTTCAAAATCTAAAAACACCCAAGAACTAAGGCAAAGAATCTCACATTTTTTTTCAATGCCCCAATCCATGAATCCAAAAACAGAGCTTAAACAATAG
- a CDS encoding tRNA-dihydrouridine synthase family protein, which translates to MDLQSSGKINLFLAPMEGITHSAFREKLCQLDGIDYCVTEFIRVTTQLHSKKVFYRYCPELLKLSLTQSSIKESTSRSACQLNGPRVNNKTPIIIQLLGSNPEALLVNAERAIELGAKGIDLNFGCPAKTVNRNQGGAYLLQFPDQIGNITKHLRTRIPKNIKVSAKIRLGFTDTILLKDVIQAIDEAQLSWLTVHCRTKKNGYAPPAHWEYLPQIREWTKTPLVANGDIFSIKNLIECHAKTNCQNFMIGRGVIYNPMLFSEIHHFLKERSLGTHCSDNDLLHYKIELSPQRLIKILTSYFELSSQEVNEYYATAKVKGWLKSISSKNSQFKFFFDKMKTLKHPLFKEALYKELFENSIV; encoded by the coding sequence GTGGATCTGCAATCATCTGGAAAAATAAATTTATTTTTAGCCCCCATGGAAGGAATTACCCACTCAGCATTTAGAGAAAAACTATGTCAGCTTGATGGAATCGACTACTGCGTGACCGAATTTATAAGGGTCACTACCCAGCTCCACTCTAAAAAGGTTTTTTATCGTTATTGTCCAGAGTTACTGAAATTATCATTAACTCAAAGCTCTATTAAAGAAAGTACCTCAAGGAGTGCGTGTCAGTTAAATGGTCCAAGGGTAAATAATAAAACTCCGATTATTATTCAATTACTTGGAAGCAATCCTGAGGCTCTTCTGGTTAACGCAGAACGCGCCATTGAATTAGGGGCGAAAGGAATCGACCTTAATTTTGGTTGTCCAGCAAAGACTGTAAATAGAAATCAGGGTGGAGCGTATTTGCTGCAATTCCCAGATCAAATTGGAAATATTACGAAACACTTAAGAACTCGCATTCCCAAAAACATTAAAGTTTCTGCTAAAATCAGATTAGGTTTTACTGATACCATACTATTGAAAGATGTTATTCAGGCCATTGATGAAGCTCAACTTAGCTGGCTTACGGTTCACTGCCGAACTAAAAAAAATGGCTATGCCCCACCAGCCCATTGGGAATACCTTCCACAAATACGTGAATGGACCAAAACTCCTCTCGTTGCCAATGGGGATATTTTTTCAATTAAAAATTTAATTGAATGTCATGCAAAAACTAATTGTCAAAATTTTATGATTGGTCGAGGAGTGATATACAATCCAATGCTTTTTTCTGAAATACATCATTTTCTAAAAGAAAGATCCCTTGGAACCCATTGTTCAGACAACGATCTGCTTCACTACAAAATTGAGCTTTCTCCGCAAAGACTCATTAAAATACTTACAAGTTACTTCGAACTATCTTCTCAAGAAGTTAATGAGTACTATGCAACGGCCAAGGTAAAAGGTTGGTTAAAATCCATATCCTCAAAAAATTCGCAATTTAAATTTTTTTTTGATAAGATGAAGACCTTGAAGCATCCACTTTTTAAAGAAGCCTTATACAAGGAGCTTTTTGAAAATTCTATTGTTTAA
- a CDS encoding EVE domain-containing protein has translation MKYWLMKTEPEVFSIDDLMKNKTTLWEGVRNYQARNFMIREMHLGDIILFYHSNANPSGIVGLAKVSSGAIADPTQFEKKSEYFDIKATLTKPIWFCVEVKFVKKYSHPLTLEEIKKEKNLQSMLVIKKGQRLSIQPVTEKEYLWICNHLEK, from the coding sequence ATGAAATACTGGCTTATGAAAACCGAACCCGAAGTTTTTTCAATCGATGATCTTATGAAAAACAAAACCACACTTTGGGAGGGTGTGCGAAACTACCAAGCTAGAAATTTTATGATACGCGAAATGCACCTAGGCGATATCATTTTATTCTACCACTCCAACGCAAACCCATCAGGAATTGTAGGACTAGCTAAGGTTTCAAGTGGGGCTATTGCTGACCCGACTCAATTTGAAAAAAAATCTGAATATTTTGATATTAAAGCAACGCTCACAAAACCAATTTGGTTTTGTGTGGAAGTTAAATTTGTAAAAAAATATTCACATCCTTTAACTCTAGAAGAAATCAAAAAAGAAAAAAATTTACAAAGCATGTTAGTGATCAAAAAAGGACAAAGGCTCAGCATTCAACCTGTCACGGAAAAAGAATACTTGTGGATCTGCAATCATCTGGAAAAATAA
- a CDS encoding Smr/MutS family protein, which produces MKNLENLDWNLILEKMESFSTSELAKLNLSQIQPFTGSEMAVQSFTEIEEAQNIIKTGVRPFMQSLDFFNPWNLRLKKKGVLKTLEIKDIRNFCLESVALVEALKELQSPWILTLKSEIMKAEEPLSAIDHLMTPQGEIRPDASEKLYSLIQEKTKLRKEVENTLDRLVKDHQMENFLQDKYFTSREGRMVLPIKSGMQHFVPGVIHASSQTKQTVYMEPEKIIPLNNRLRQIEVEIGEEIERLLEEISKYLFHLTPEFEKTKEILSHMDFRLAQAQFSILIKGQACEFSEDEFHLIELKHPLLALSKKQVVSNTVQLTLQKSLLLLSGPNAGGKTVLLKSIGLASQMARCGIPICCELGSKIPFFNEIITSIGDSQSVDEELSTFAAHLKILEKASKIKGPQNLVLLDEICGSTDPEEGASLARSFIETYSQNQIFSVITSHLSPLKTGWKESDKVINGSLEYDKISGKPTYKFIPGIPGESLAIQMAKRVGINNHIVQRAIELLSPTTRARLNGLEEIESLKKEILNLQNHLRKQTTEAQNLKHHYEKMISDFEKSKETLLHKELSTARKKVDEAITNVKAQETLNKHRQLQEIKFNLPEIVKNQPPEVTTKIESSDDFAKKYPPGSKIYISVLAQDGLIQSTPNAKGEVLVMSNSMRLLVPWLDLKPPGKPTNPTSSLVRKSSNFSVALVDEDRTVDLRGKTVEEAIEELETIIDRSFQNQEDRLKIIHGHGTEALKKGIRSYLSRSVLIRKWKAGNNDNGGDGVTWVELSKGD; this is translated from the coding sequence ATGAAAAATTTAGAAAATCTTGATTGGAATTTAATTCTTGAAAAAATGGAATCCTTCAGCACTAGCGAATTAGCCAAATTAAATCTCTCACAGATTCAACCTTTTACTGGTTCAGAAATGGCGGTTCAATCATTTACTGAAATTGAAGAAGCCCAGAATATCATTAAAACAGGGGTTCGCCCCTTCATGCAATCCCTTGATTTTTTTAATCCTTGGAATCTCAGATTAAAGAAAAAGGGAGTTTTAAAAACTCTAGAAATTAAAGACATTCGAAATTTTTGTTTAGAATCCGTTGCCTTGGTGGAAGCCCTTAAAGAACTCCAAAGCCCATGGATCCTTACTTTAAAATCTGAAATAATGAAAGCTGAAGAACCCTTATCCGCTATAGATCATTTGATGACCCCTCAAGGAGAAATTCGGCCCGATGCTAGTGAAAAACTCTATAGCCTTATCCAAGAAAAAACTAAGCTCCGTAAGGAAGTTGAAAACACTCTGGATCGTTTGGTCAAAGATCATCAAATGGAAAATTTTCTTCAAGATAAATACTTTACTTCTCGAGAAGGACGTATGGTCTTGCCTATAAAATCGGGAATGCAACATTTCGTTCCTGGAGTGATTCATGCTTCTTCACAAACGAAACAAACCGTCTATATGGAGCCCGAGAAAATTATTCCTTTAAACAATCGACTCCGACAAATCGAAGTTGAAATTGGAGAAGAAATTGAACGGCTTTTGGAAGAAATTTCTAAGTACCTATTTCACTTAACACCCGAATTTGAAAAGACTAAAGAAATTCTTTCTCACATGGATTTCCGGCTAGCTCAAGCCCAATTCTCTATTCTAATTAAAGGACAAGCTTGCGAATTCTCTGAAGATGAATTCCACCTCATTGAGCTCAAGCACCCCTTGTTAGCCTTAAGTAAAAAACAAGTGGTTTCAAATACCGTTCAATTGACACTTCAAAAATCGCTTTTGCTTTTATCCGGCCCCAATGCTGGGGGAAAAACTGTTTTATTAAAATCAATTGGACTGGCATCTCAAATGGCCCGATGTGGGATTCCCATCTGCTGTGAATTAGGATCTAAAATTCCTTTTTTCAATGAAATAATTACCAGCATAGGTGATTCACAAAGCGTCGATGAAGAGCTTTCTACATTCGCAGCTCATTTAAAAATTTTAGAAAAAGCCTCTAAAATTAAAGGCCCACAAAATTTAGTCTTACTAGATGAGATTTGTGGTTCTACAGATCCAGAAGAGGGCGCCTCTTTAGCCAGAAGTTTTATTGAAACTTATAGTCAAAACCAAATTTTTTCAGTTATCACTTCTCATTTAAGCCCCCTAAAAACTGGCTGGAAAGAGTCAGATAAGGTTATTAATGGCAGTTTAGAATATGATAAAATTTCTGGGAAGCCCACTTATAAATTTATTCCTGGTATTCCAGGAGAGTCCTTAGCTATTCAAATGGCAAAAAGAGTTGGTATTAACAACCATATTGTCCAACGAGCCATTGAACTCCTCTCGCCAACTACCAGAGCCAGATTGAATGGTTTAGAAGAAATTGAGTCCTTGAAAAAAGAAATTCTTAACTTACAAAATCACCTAAGAAAACAAACAACCGAAGCTCAGAATTTAAAGCACCATTATGAAAAAATGATTTCAGATTTTGAAAAGAGCAAAGAAACACTCCTCCACAAAGAGTTGAGCACAGCTCGTAAAAAAGTGGACGAAGCCATCACCAACGTTAAAGCTCAAGAAACTTTAAACAAACACAGACAGCTTCAAGAAATTAAATTTAATTTACCTGAAATTGTAAAAAATCAGCCTCCCGAAGTCACAACAAAAATTGAAAGCTCTGACGACTTCGCAAAAAAATACCCTCCTGGCTCAAAAATATATATCTCAGTTCTGGCTCAAGATGGATTGATTCAAAGTACACCAAACGCAAAGGGGGAGGTCTTAGTTATGTCTAACTCGATGCGCTTGCTTGTTCCCTGGTTGGACTTAAAGCCCCCAGGAAAACCTACAAATCCAACATCAAGCCTTGTTAGAAAGTCATCAAATTTTTCTGTTGCCTTAGTTGACGAAGACAGAACTGTTGATCTCCGTGGAAAAACAGTGGAAGAAGCGATTGAGGAGCTTGAAACAATAATTGATCGTTCTTTTCAAAACCAAGAGGATCGCCTAAAAATAATTCATGGACACGGGACGGAAGCCTTAAAAAAGGGAATCAGATCTTACCTTTCCAGAAGTGTTTTAATCCGCAAGTGGAAAGCTGGAAATAACGACAATGGTGGTGACGGGGTCACCTGGGTCGAGCTATCTAAAGGAGACTAG
- the lnt gene encoding apolipoprotein N-acyltransferase, whose amino-acid sequence MSGFIVGTSYIPLPPWGIFFGYLPLWYGLIFEVKSFKEAFIAGWLCQFVLTLIGFHWIIYTAKTYGQLPWPLAFLAFLAFCSLAHLYIPLLTLSFSLFKEKFKPHLLASLFFLSFGHSLLEIFWPGIFPWHLGYTLLWAKLPIYQLADLIGFWGLSLILLIVHLFLGLIWFSQNSNYWKILYSMGILTLFFGLNIAGWLHGDRWKVTDKNLNILNVQANIGNLEKVYAEKGKFFRDEIVNKYIELSESELNNNRNIDLILWPESAIPEYLDRPFQHHKNQMKIASFLTKHNKPLLTGAFSKEENNQDPDKSVFNALFLLDSEGKELSAPYHKTFLLAFGEYMPFSDQMPFLLKLFPFISNFGRGQGPHILRLPKDIKKNEYTLIGGQICYEGLYPNFSRELAQKGAEVIVNVTNDSWFGIPFEPYQHLYMTLARAIEIRRPLVRSTNTGISTAISAYGDIDNFSPWLQEWTGVHSIRYLANPSMTFYTEWGCWLWIVILVAFTLNLLLTVYYEKFRKS is encoded by the coding sequence ATGAGTGGATTTATTGTTGGCACAAGTTATATTCCCTTACCTCCGTGGGGTATATTCTTTGGATACCTGCCACTTTGGTATGGGTTAATTTTTGAAGTAAAATCTTTTAAAGAAGCCTTTATCGCTGGATGGCTTTGTCAATTTGTACTCACCTTGATTGGTTTTCACTGGATTATTTATACAGCTAAAACCTACGGCCAATTGCCGTGGCCCCTTGCCTTTCTCGCCTTTCTCGCTTTCTGTAGTCTGGCTCATCTTTATATTCCATTGCTAACATTGTCATTTTCACTCTTTAAAGAAAAATTTAAACCTCATTTGCTTGCGAGTTTATTTTTTTTATCCTTTGGCCACTCTCTCTTAGAAATATTTTGGCCCGGAATCTTTCCTTGGCACCTTGGCTACACCTTACTTTGGGCAAAACTTCCCATCTATCAATTAGCTGATTTAATCGGTTTTTGGGGTTTGTCCTTAATTTTATTAATAGTTCACTTATTCTTGGGACTGATTTGGTTTAGTCAAAATTCCAACTACTGGAAAATCCTCTATTCTATGGGGATACTGACACTATTCTTTGGTTTAAATATTGCCGGTTGGCTTCATGGGGATAGATGGAAAGTTACAGACAAAAATTTAAATATTCTCAATGTCCAAGCTAATATTGGCAACTTGGAAAAAGTCTATGCTGAAAAAGGAAAGTTTTTTCGTGATGAAATTGTGAACAAGTATATCGAACTGAGTGAATCCGAATTAAATAACAATAGAAATATCGATCTCATTCTATGGCCAGAAAGTGCCATACCTGAATATTTAGATAGGCCTTTTCAACATCACAAAAATCAAATGAAAATTGCTTCATTCCTTACAAAACATAACAAACCTTTGTTGACAGGAGCTTTTTCAAAAGAAGAGAACAATCAAGATCCAGATAAATCTGTTTTTAATGCTCTTTTTTTATTGGACTCTGAAGGTAAAGAACTTTCCGCGCCCTACCATAAAACTTTTCTTTTAGCCTTTGGTGAGTACATGCCTTTTAGTGATCAAATGCCTTTTCTTCTGAAGCTATTTCCATTTATTTCAAACTTTGGAAGAGGCCAAGGACCGCATATTCTTAGGCTCCCCAAGGACATCAAGAAAAATGAATACACTCTCATTGGTGGACAAATTTGTTATGAAGGGCTTTATCCAAATTTTAGTCGAGAGTTAGCCCAAAAAGGTGCAGAAGTCATAGTTAATGTCACCAATGATTCCTGGTTTGGAATTCCTTTTGAACCTTATCAACATTTGTACATGACGCTGGCAAGAGCTATCGAAATTAGACGCCCTTTGGTGAGGTCTACAAACACCGGAATTTCAACTGCTATCTCTGCCTATGGTGATATTGATAATTTTTCTCCTTGGCTGCAAGAATGGACCGGAGTGCATTCCATTAGGTATTTAGCAAATCCAAGCATGACATTTTATACAGAGTGGGGTTGCTGGCTCTGGATAGTGATCTTGGTTGCCTTTACGCTGAATTTATTGCTAACTGTATATTATGAAAAATTTAGAAAATCTTGA
- a CDS encoding S8 family serine peptidase yields the protein MAALAFFIKLDSDTDPSNYTDRLSANQTRASAAKKNVKEVREFEKSEVISKTDKVENEPSALFNDPAIKQAWGLKNSDAARAWKVTRGDKSKITAIIDTGIDIDHEDLSENIWVNPGETGFDSKGLNKANNGIDDDNNGYIDDVHGWNFVSNNNNLADNHGHGTHIAGIIGAIAENKKGISGIAPSSTLMILKYYDPKVANTDNLKNTINSIKYAVKMGAQIINYSGGGTDFSQDEFDSIKEAEKKGILFVAAAGNERSNSDQHHYFPADYKLSNIISVTALDPNKEVLASSNYGTETVDLAAPGQNIISTLPGNNYGFMTGTSQATAFVTGAAILVMANKSDFKFDEVKKYIVSTGDPFTSLAQKTRTSRALNLFKALTILDSGVAANGVITRGTANDSFVPGQKENKSPTATSEVTAFGKSLLDAVNPKPKFNRVGEKQ from the coding sequence ATGGCTGCCCTAGCCTTTTTTATTAAGTTAGATAGCGATACGGATCCCTCAAACTACACGGATCGTCTTTCTGCAAATCAAACAAGGGCTTCTGCTGCCAAAAAAAATGTCAAGGAAGTTCGTGAGTTTGAGAAATCGGAAGTTATTTCAAAAACAGATAAGGTAGAAAATGAGCCCAGTGCTCTTTTTAATGACCCAGCAATCAAGCAAGCCTGGGGATTAAAAAATTCAGATGCAGCAAGAGCCTGGAAAGTCACTCGTGGGGATAAAAGTAAGATCACCGCAATCATTGATACAGGAATAGATATAGATCACGAAGATTTAAGCGAAAATATTTGGGTTAACCCAGGAGAAACTGGCTTCGATAGCAAAGGACTGAATAAAGCTAATAACGGAATTGATGATGATAACAATGGCTATATAGATGATGTTCATGGATGGAATTTTGTTTCTAACAATAACAATTTAGCAGATAATCATGGTCACGGAACACATATAGCAGGAATTATTGGAGCCATTGCTGAAAATAAAAAAGGAATTAGTGGGATAGCTCCCAGCTCCACATTAATGATTCTTAAGTATTATGACCCCAAAGTTGCCAATACAGACAATCTTAAAAATACCATCAATAGTATTAAATATGCCGTAAAGATGGGAGCTCAAATTATAAATTATTCTGGAGGAGGAACCGATTTTTCACAGGATGAATTTGATTCAATCAAAGAAGCAGAAAAAAAAGGTATTCTATTTGTAGCGGCAGCTGGAAACGAAAGATCGAATTCAGATCAACACCATTATTTTCCAGCCGATTATAAATTGTCTAATATCATTAGCGTCACAGCTTTAGATCCAAATAAGGAAGTTCTTGCTTCCAGTAATTATGGAACTGAAACTGTCGACTTGGCTGCTCCTGGACAAAATATTATTTCAACCTTACCTGGCAACAATTACGGATTTATGACTGGAACTTCCCAAGCCACTGCTTTTGTCACAGGTGCCGCCATTTTAGTTATGGCAAATAAATCTGATTTTAAATTTGATGAAGTAAAAAAGTATATTGTGTCCACAGGGGATCCCTTTACTTCTTTGGCACAAAAGACAAGAACTTCAAGGGCTCTAAATTTATTTAAAGCGCTCACAATCCTTGACTCTGGAGTGGCTGCCAATGGTGTTATTACCAGAGGCACAGCTAATGATAGCTTTGTTCCAGGACAGAAAGAAAACAAAAGCCCAACCGCTACAAGTGAGGTCACTGCCTTTGGAAAAAGTTTATTAGATGCTGTGAATCCTAAGCCTAAATTTAATCGTGTTGGCGAAAAACAGTAA
- a CDS encoding DUF475 domain-containing protein, with amino-acid sequence MRSMTKYFKTSILFSIIGLLLSAAVGYSIGGVQGLVQTAFIASVLAILEVSLSFDNAIVNAIILKKMTPLWRHRFLTWGIIIAVFGMRLVFPIAIVSIMAKIDPISALNLALFKPNEYATLMLSAHLEISAFGGSFLLLVGLKYFYDENKNEHWIKVLEKPLSLMGRFEAIEIAITLTALMFIINFLPEPERMRFLQAGILGIIVYVLVDGLGEWLEYSGQQKKDIHRASAGMFLYLEVLDASFSFDGVIGAFAITHHLLIIMIGLSIGAFFVRSLTIYFVEKETLKKFAYLEHGAFYAILSLASIMLVDPFLHIPEWITGLLGAIIIVIAFIWSMR; translated from the coding sequence ATGAGAAGCATGACTAAATATTTTAAAACATCTATATTATTTTCAATTATTGGACTGTTGTTGTCCGCTGCAGTTGGGTACTCTATTGGGGGAGTTCAGGGACTTGTGCAAACTGCATTTATCGCTTCTGTCCTGGCCATTTTGGAGGTCTCTCTCTCTTTTGACAATGCCATTGTAAATGCTATTATTCTTAAAAAAATGACTCCTCTTTGGCGCCACCGGTTTCTAACTTGGGGAATTATTATCGCCGTCTTTGGCATGCGACTTGTTTTTCCTATTGCCATTGTTTCCATTATGGCAAAAATCGATCCCATCAGTGCCTTGAATTTAGCATTGTTTAAGCCAAATGAGTATGCGACCTTAATGCTTTCTGCCCATCTTGAGATCTCGGCTTTTGGTGGTTCATTTTTGCTTTTAGTTGGGTTGAAATATTTTTACGATGAAAATAAAAATGAACACTGGATCAAAGTCTTAGAGAAACCCTTATCATTGATGGGTCGATTTGAGGCTATAGAAATAGCCATAACGTTAACGGCACTCATGTTCATCATAAATTTTCTTCCAGAACCTGAAAGAATGCGGTTCCTACAGGCTGGAATTTTAGGAATTATTGTTTATGTCTTAGTCGATGGATTGGGTGAATGGCTAGAGTATTCTGGTCAACAGAAAAAAGATATTCATAGGGCCAGTGCCGGGATGTTTCTTTACCTTGAAGTACTTGATGCCTCTTTTAGCTTTGATGGTGTTATTGGCGCCTTTGCCATTACTCATCATCTGTTAATTATTATGATAGGTCTAAGTATTGGCGCTTTTTTCGTTAGAAGTTTAACCATTTATTTTGTAGAAAAAGAAACTCTTAAGAAGTTTGCCTATCTAGAGCATGGAGCTTTTTATGCTATTTTATCTTTGGCGTCTATTATGTTGGTAGACCCTTTTCTTCATATTCCAGAATGGATAACAGGTCTATTAGGAGCAATCATTATAGTGATCGCATTTATTTGGAGTATGAGATAG